In Sparus aurata chromosome 3, fSpaAur1.1, whole genome shotgun sequence, the following are encoded in one genomic region:
- the gja9b gene encoding gap junction protein alpha 9b, whose translation MGDWNFLGGILEEVHIHSTMVGKIWLTILFIFRMLVLGVAAEDVWNDEQSDFICNTEQPGCRNVCYDQAFPISLIRYWVLQVIFVSSPSLVYMGHAIYQLRALEKERHCKKVALRREMEAVDAELVEVRRRIEKEMRQLEQGKLNKAPLRGSLLCTYVAHIVTRSLVEVSFMMGQYMIYGHRLRPLYKCEREPCPNVVDCFVSRPTEKTVFMMFMQLIACISLFLSLLEIMHLGFKKIKKGILDFYPHLKDDLDDYYVNKSKKNSVVHQVSMGTSVGRKTTIPTAPCGYTLLLEKQGNGPTYPLLSASSAFVPIQGDPGAKPDSHKDSKEGVPSPTEHNSNSNNTSSETRSPPADKQEEPEESSPHHEDMECARSEYPTLPVADTSSCTTLSGIGRKPRRVSPPWNCSTLVEGNGSDSGDSYHGSNSIKLRSSCVGPRARMLSKSDIKRPSRSQSPDSAGELSSVSRHSRESNSPIATSPNRRVSAASSGSSRRAPTDLQI comes from the coding sequence ATGGGAGACTGGAACTTCCTTGGAGGGATCTTGGAGGAGGTGCACATCCACTCCACCATGGTGGGAAAGATCTGGCTCACCATCCTGTTCATATTCCGGATGTTGGTGCTGGGCGTAGCGGCAGAAGACGTGTGGAATGACGAGCAGTCGGACTTCATCTGCAACACCGAGCAACCCGGCTGCCGCAACGTGTGCTATGACCAGGCCTTCCCCATCTCCCTTATCCGCTACTGGGTGCTGCAGGTGATCTTTGTGTCCTCGCCCTCCCTGGTGTACATGGGCCACGCCATCTACCAGCTCCGAGCTCTGGAGAAGGAGCGCCACTGCAAGAAGGTGGCTCTCCGTCGGGAGATGGAGGCGGTGGACGCCGAGCTGGTGGAGGTGCGGAGGAGGATTGAGAAGGAGATGAGGCAGCTGGAGCAGGGGAAGCTCAACAAAGCACCTCTAAGGGGGTCTTTGTTGTGCACTTACGTGGCCCACATTGTTACCCGCTCCTTGGTGGAGGTGAGCTTCATGATGGGTCAGTACATGATCTACGGGCACCGCCTGAGGCCTCTTTACAAGTGTGAGAGGGAGCCATGTCCGAACGTGGTGGACTGCTTCGTCTCCAGGCCCACTGAGAAAACCGTGTTCATGATGTTCATGCAGCTGATCGCCTGCATCTCCCTCTTCCTCAGCCTTCTAGAGATCATGCACCTGGGATTCAAGAAGATTAAGAAGGGCATCCTGGACTTCTACCCACACCTGAAGGACGATCTTGACGATTACTATGTCAACAAGTCAAAAAAGAACTCAGTCGTTCATCAGGTTTCCATGGGCACGTCTGTGGGTCGCAAGACTACCATTCCTACAGCACCGTGTGGATACACATTACTGCTGGAGAAGCAGGGTAACGGTCCTACATACCCTCTGCTTAGCGCCTCCTCTGCCTTCGTCCCAATACAAGGGGACCCTGGGGCAAAGCCAGACAGCCACAAAGACAGCAAGGAGGGAGTGCCGAGCCCAACAGAGCATAACAGCAACTCCAACAACACAAGCAGCGAGACCCGCTCTcctcctgcagacaaacaggagGAGCCAGAGGAATCTTCACCCCATCATGAGGATATGGAGTGTGCACGCTCAGAGTATCCCACTCTGCCCGTGGCAGACACCTCCTCCTGCACGACACTGTCAGGCATTGGGAGGAAGCCACGGAGGGTCAGTCCACCGTGGAACTGCTCCACGCTGGTGGAGGGGAACGGCTCAGACAGTGGAGACTCCTACCACGGGAGCAACAGCATCAAGCTACGCAGCAGCTGTGTCGGCCCCCGAGCGAGGATGCTCTCAAAATCAGACATTAAGAGACCGAGCAGGTCCCAGAGTCCTGACTCTGCCGGGGAGCTGAGCTCTGTGTCTCGACATAGTCGTGAGAGTAACAGCCCCATCGCCACATCTCCCAACCGCCGGGTGTCGGCAGCGAGCAGTGGCAGCAGCCGACGAGCTCCGACTGATCTGCAGATTTAA
- the srsf10b gene encoding serine and arginine rich splicing factor 10b isoform X3, whose translation MKFKVKHGQSIFEDVRDAEDALHSLDRKWVCGRQIEIQFAQGDRKTPNQMKSKERRSPGRSSRYDDYERDSRRRRSRSRSYDRYRSRSPSYDRHRRRSESPRESRGRMYGRGRSRSREDDRYRQRPRRESRGRSRSRSKSASPRDNANPASTSHYTEEEVRRTHSPSRSRSRSASRSRSRSRSRSRSWAGRKSGGR comes from the exons ATGAAGTTCAAAGTCAAGCATGGGCAAAG CATATTTGAGGATGTGCGTGATGCAGAAGATGCTCTCCACAGCCTGGACAGGAAATGGGTGTGTGGCCGGCAGATTGAAATCCAGTTTGCCCAGGGTGACCGGAAGA CACCAAACCAGATGAAGTCGAAGGAGAGGCGTTCTCCGGGCAGATCCTCACGATACGACGACTACGAACGAGACAGCCGGCGCCGACGCTCGCGCAGCCGCAGCTACGACCGATACAGATCGCGCAGCCCTTCTTATGATCGCCACCGCAGACGATCAGAGAGTCCTCGAGA GTCTCGCGGACGGATGTATggaagagggagaagcaggaGCCGCGAGGACGACAG ATACAGGCAGAGGCCTCGGAGAGAGTCCAGAGGTAGATCTCGATCGCGCTCGAAATCTGCATCCCCACGAGACAACGCCAACCCAGCGTCGACCTCCCACTACACCGAGGAAGAGGTACGACGGACACACTCCCCATCCCGCTCCAGGTCCCGGTCCGCATCGAGATCGCGCTCCCGTTCACGTTCTCGGTCACGATCCTGGGCTGGACGCAAGTCAGGAGGACGCTAG
- the srsf10b gene encoding serine and arginine rich splicing factor 10b isoform X1, with protein MARYMRPPNTSLFVRNISDESRPEDLRREFGRYGPIVDVYIPLDFYTRQPRGFAYIQFEDVRDAEDALHSLDRKWVCGRQIEIQFAQGDRKTPNQMKSKERRSPGRSSRYDDYERDSRRRRSRSRSYDRYRSRSPSYDRHRRRSESPRESRGRMYGRGRSRSREDDRYRQRPRRESRGRSRSRSKSASPRDNANPASTSHYTEEEVRRTHSPSRSRSRSASRSRSRSRSRSRSWAGRKSGGR; from the exons ATGGCCAGATACATGAGGCCCCCAAACACGTCTTTGTTTGTCAGAAATATCTCCGATGAATCCAG GCCTGAGGATTTGCGGCGTGAGTTTGGCCGCTATGGGCCGATAGTAGATGTCTACATCCCACTTGACTTCTATACACGTCAACCAAGAGGATTTGCATACATTCA ATTTGAGGATGTGCGTGATGCAGAAGATGCTCTCCACAGCCTGGACAGGAAATGGGTGTGTGGCCGGCAGATTGAAATCCAGTTTGCCCAGGGTGACCGGAAGA CACCAAACCAGATGAAGTCGAAGGAGAGGCGTTCTCCGGGCAGATCCTCACGATACGACGACTACGAACGAGACAGCCGGCGCCGACGCTCGCGCAGCCGCAGCTACGACCGATACAGATCGCGCAGCCCTTCTTATGATCGCCACCGCAGACGATCAGAGAGTCCTCGAGA GTCTCGCGGACGGATGTATggaagagggagaagcaggaGCCGCGAGGACGACAG ATACAGGCAGAGGCCTCGGAGAGAGTCCAGAGGTAGATCTCGATCGCGCTCGAAATCTGCATCCCCACGAGACAACGCCAACCCAGCGTCGACCTCCCACTACACCGAGGAAGAGGTACGACGGACACACTCCCCATCCCGCTCCAGGTCCCGGTCCGCATCGAGATCGCGCTCCCGTTCACGTTCTCGGTCACGATCCTGGGCTGGACGCAAGTCAGGAGGACGCTAG
- the srsf10b gene encoding serine and arginine rich splicing factor 10b isoform X2: MARYMRPPNTSLFVRNISDESRPEDLRREFGRYGPIVDVYIPLDFYTRQPRGFAYIQFEDVRDAEDALHSLDRKWVCGRQIEIQFAQGDRKTPNQMKSKERRSPGRSSRYDDYERDSRRRRSRSRSYDRYRSRSPSYDRHRRRSESPRESRGRMYGRGRSRSREDDRQRPRRESRGRSRSRSKSASPRDNANPASTSHYTEEEVRRTHSPSRSRSRSASRSRSRSRSRSRSWAGRKSGGR; encoded by the exons ATGGCCAGATACATGAGGCCCCCAAACACGTCTTTGTTTGTCAGAAATATCTCCGATGAATCCAG GCCTGAGGATTTGCGGCGTGAGTTTGGCCGCTATGGGCCGATAGTAGATGTCTACATCCCACTTGACTTCTATACACGTCAACCAAGAGGATTTGCATACATTCA ATTTGAGGATGTGCGTGATGCAGAAGATGCTCTCCACAGCCTGGACAGGAAATGGGTGTGTGGCCGGCAGATTGAAATCCAGTTTGCCCAGGGTGACCGGAAGA CACCAAACCAGATGAAGTCGAAGGAGAGGCGTTCTCCGGGCAGATCCTCACGATACGACGACTACGAACGAGACAGCCGGCGCCGACGCTCGCGCAGCCGCAGCTACGACCGATACAGATCGCGCAGCCCTTCTTATGATCGCCACCGCAGACGATCAGAGAGTCCTCGAGA GTCTCGCGGACGGATGTATggaagagggagaagcaggaGCCGCGAGGACGACAG GCAGAGGCCTCGGAGAGAGTCCAGAGGTAGATCTCGATCGCGCTCGAAATCTGCATCCCCACGAGACAACGCCAACCCAGCGTCGACCTCCCACTACACCGAGGAAGAGGTACGACGGACACACTCCCCATCCCGCTCCAGGTCCCGGTCCGCATCGAGATCGCGCTCCCGTTCACGTTCTCGGTCACGATCCTGGGCTGGACGCAAGTCAGGAGGACGCTAG
- the mycbp gene encoding C-Myc-binding protein produces MAHYKASESKREQFRRYLEKSGVLDTITSVLVALYEETDKPNNALDFIKLHLGATGPEPADAEALRMELADLQQKFNLLMEENKELKNRLMQYEPSPENGAAE; encoded by the exons ATGGCCCATTACAAA GCCTCAGAATCGAAGCGAGAACAGTTCAGAAGATATCTGGAGAAATCTGGAGTCCTTGACACCATAACAAGCG ttttaGTGGCACTTTATGAAGAGACTGACAAACCCAACAACGCACTGGA TTTCATTAAGCTTCACCTTGGCGCGACTGGTCCAGAGCCAGCAGACGCTGAGGCCCTTCGCATGGAGCTGGCTGATCTGCAACAGAAATTCAACCTGCTCATGGAGGAgaacaaagagctgaaaaacAGG CTGATGCAATATGaaccatcacctgaaaatggagcAGCAGAGTGA